The following nucleotide sequence is from Pseudoliparis swirei isolate HS2019 ecotype Mariana Trench chromosome 7, NWPU_hadal_v1, whole genome shotgun sequence.
ATTATTGGTTGGTTTATTGATTGTTTGAAGAGAGTAGTTATATTGTACAAAATTGTTTTTGATAAGCATTAAATCAATTTATCTGCAGTCCAGTTTCTTCCTCTCCAACATGGCCCGTAATTGTTCTTCACTTTGATCTAGTCTGGCTCCGTTTGTCCTGCCAATGAAGCCCGAGCAGGTTGTGACTGGTCGGTGGCTCTGCTGCTGCCTTACAGGCAGGGTGGGACAGACAGACTCCTGATATGTCGCAGTTATTTGGCTGACAGCTCTATGTAGCAACAGCCTTTCCCATCACTGACTCACTGACTCCGAGCTGTGGCTAATGTGGTAAATAATATTGGTTTTAACTTTAAATGGGCTTATATATACTACATGCTAATGTTAAACAGGTTTTGAGTGTGTTGTGTATTCACACCAGAATAGTGACAAATAAAGAACACTCAAAACTTTTCAATATTCACCAGCCACCACAGTGTATTGTTTTCGACGAGTCGGCGCGTCAAAACTTCAATGGACGATCAAAATGAAGATCGCCGTGGTCCGAGTAAAGCTCCGGAAGTATGTGTGATCCCATTgcaagtagggctgcaactaatgattattttgataatcgattaatcggttgattattttatcgattaatcgattaatcggataaaaaaacaaaaaaactcaaccctttattcaaaacagggtccgtacggtcatggaaaacctggaaaagtcatggaatttttaaatggctattagcaggcctagaaaagtaattgaaaaaaataaaatcccaaaatatttggaaaagtaatgaaaatttgttttattcacattttaatttacacggtatacatacggtatgctttggaaatgtcattgttagtttaaatactacatcttctcactttgtcacgtatagacagagttttcacaacatgtttaatcatggaaatttggtttaaagtcatggaaaggtcctggagacccactggtcaccatggtgatgaaccgtcacaaacagactgacagctctcctctcctgagcagtggtccccatgtggccccctgaacaatatcagagacgcgttacgatttattattattttcacctggcccgctgccgttgagattgcagtgagacgcggaaaaaaatgtgaagtggtgctcttcgcaataaaacatctttgatgggacgtatcgcgtctcggccaatcagcgttcagatgtccacagcgtttgggaagttaggttagcttgaatgttagtccgctacatctgctgctgtcacgctgcacgatgtagcgatactaacaaagtacctgtacgttaaacacgatgtgatttagcatatttttagtatcgatacttcattaaaagagtgcccgatcagagctcacgcgctgctccgctccgttaaatgatgTCTGCACGCGCAACGCAGCGCACagagcgagtggcgtcgtggcttatccccgttgcctttctccgtggaaaaatattttccgctctccgccacggaataaataaccacgttttctacgttatactcttgtggaaatgccacacacgtcgtgacatgtagcgccctggtgtctgggttcatgacgtcacccggaggcgcacttagctccgtgaatgtctccgactacgtgaatgacttccgcatccagcgccacgtgagcagcagcagccaattagattcatcaacagaggagcagctcagcgctgattggctctcacaacgcagcgttccgtctctcctcttcctccactccgctcttgtttctcctgcgcggctctgcgctcaaatcaactttgtttatactccgtgatttattgagcgccgtaataatcgcgcgacacaacgaatcgataatgaaattcgttgccaactattttaataatcgatttttatcgattttatcgattcgttgttgcagccctaattgcAAGAGGTGCCCATAGCAGGAAACATGGAACATAAGTTATGAAATGGTTCAGAAACTGCTTCATGAACTATTCTAAATGTTTGATTAAGATCCAATAGTGCACGGATGTTATCTTTTCATGAAGAAATGGTTAAATATGTGAATTTCTTGTACACTAACCGCACATACTGTATTACAggaaggtttttttttgttaGTATTTCATAATGAAGAAAGTTTTGCTGGTATTCTGTCaaagtaaatattttttatctgcctctctctctacagACTTTCCCCTGAGCCACATGTGTGTCGCTAAACTGAGTCTTAACACTTTGATCTCATAACTAAACCTGAAATCGACAGTCTGTGCTGAGGTATGATTAAAGTACCGGTTTGCTGAATGGCGGACACGCATCATCTCATCTTGCACGAGAGCGAGTGACGTAAAACGTGTGACTTACATTTCCGAAAAGGGAAATCGGGCGTCCTTAATGAGAGGAATCCCACGGTTGTGATGATTCAGGGGGTTgaaagttcaattcaattcagtttatttgtatagcccaatttcacaaattacaaatttgtctcggagtgctttacaatctgtacacatagacatccctgccccaaaacctcacatcggaccaggaaaaactcccaaataacccttcaggggaaaaggaagaaacctgcaggagagcaacagaggaggatccctctcctaggatggacagatgcaatagatgtaatgtgtacagaaggacagatttagagttaaaatacattcaatgaatatgacagagtgtatgaatagttcatagtaggcatattccacgatggagacctacGATCCATCAGACaaatggcggtggggaggagggggcggagtctcaacagtggggagtctcaacaggacagtggcgtagtcagagcaggaattccacgacccaggcagtccatcaggcagatgggatctatgccgtctcatagggtccgatgaccccatgagacgtgaagtcaaaaggacttcgggagaaagcagagttagtaacgtgattgagagatgaaaattcatccttaaggagagaaaaagaggagataggtactcagtgcatcctaaaacgtccccggcagctataagcctatagcagcatatcaaggctggaccagggcaaacctgattcagccctaactataagctctgtcaaagagggaGGTCTTatgtctactcttaagcgaggtgactgtgtctggcTCCCGGACTGATAtcggaagctggttccataaagaggagcttgataactaaaggctctggctcccattctacttttaagactctaggaactacaagtagtcccgcatttagtgagcgtagctctctagtggggcaatatggtacgacaagctccttaagatatgatggagcatcaccaatcaaggctttgtaggttaagaagaattttaaaagtgattcttgattttactgggagccagtgcagagcagctagtgcaggagtgatgtgatctcttttcttagttttagtgagaacacgagctgcagcattctggatcaactggagggacctaagagatttattagagcagcctgctaataaggagttgcagtaatccagtctcaagtaacgaacgcggaaccaatttttctgcatcttttgagacaagatgtgcctgatttttgaaatattacgtagatgaaagaatgcagtccttgagatttgctacgtgggagttaaaggacaagtcgatcaaagataacgccaagattctttacagtggtgttggatgccagggcaatgccgtctacagaatccacatcaccagataattgatctctgaggtgctcagggccgattaaaattacttggttttgtctgagtttaacatcaagaagttgcaggtcatccatgttttatgtctttaagacatgcttgaattttacagagttggttgctctcctctggttttatcgataaatatagttgagtgtcatctgcataacaatgaaagtttatggagtgtttcctgataatattgcccaaaggaagcatgtataaggtaaataaaattggtccaagcacagaaccttgtggaactccgtgattaacgttggtggttatcgaggtcatcgttacaaatacaaactgagatcgatctgataaataggatttaaaccaaattagtgccgtgcctgaaatgccaatcgactgctccagtctctgtaacaggatgtcatggtcaatggtgtcgaatgcagcactaaggtctaacaagaccaggacagaggagtcctttatctgctgccattaagaggtcatttgtaattttcaccagtgccgtctcggtgctgtggtgttttctaaatcctgattgaaatttctcaaataaactattatgatgtagaaagtcgcacaactgatttgcgaccactttctcaaggatcttggagaggaaggaggttagagatcggtctgtagttagccaatacctctggatccagagtgggcttcttcaggagaggtttaataacagccaccttgaaggagtgtagtgtggcctgttagcagagacacattgataatatctaatagagagccgccaattaaaggcaaaacgtctttaagcagcctcgtcgggatggggtccaagagacaggtagacgtgttcgaagtagaaaccgttgaaaataattggtcacggttgataggagaaaatccctccaaatatacaccagggcatacagcggtttccaaggccattccacttgaggacagattggcactggttatgggcaagagattattaatcttgtccctaatagttaaaatcttttcattaaagaagttcataaagtcattaccactaaggtttatagcaggggtgctcacactttttcagcatgcgagctacttattatgtgaccaagtcaaggggGGTGCTAGTAAGTGCTCACCGAAGAGTTGTTGGGGTGCTAGTAAGTGTGCTCACCTACCGCGCGGAGAagatgacttttctttgctccccgatgcgcgcaaacaaacagaaatgacgtgctgctgctgtgtggcgCTATCGATCGACGAgcattgagcacccctggtttataggaatgctcggctccacagagctgtgactctctgtcagcctggctacagtgctgaagagaaacctggggttgttttttttttctattattgatgagtaataggctgctctggcattacggaggaccttcttatatgttttaagactatctcgccaaactaagcgagATTCTTAGATTAGTtgagccatatgcgttcaagcttgacgttgcttcagtttgcgggtctgagggttataccaggagcaaacctcctcttcctcactgtcttcttcttcagagggctatcgagtcagtgtcattctcagagagcctatggcactgtcaacaagatgatcaatctgggacggactaaagttagaccaggagtcctctgttatattgaggcgtggtatcgaatcaaatacagaaggaatcgcttctttaaatttagctacagcactatcagttagacatctagtgtagaaacttttgactaacggagtacaccggtagtataaattcaaaagttatgaggttgtggtctgacagaagaggattctgtgggaaggcgttcaaatgctcaatgtcaacgccataagtaagaacaagatcaagcgtgtggccaaagctgtgagtgggtttctgtactctctgacagaagccaatcgagtccaacaaggagatgaatgcagcactaaggcaatcattatcaacatccacatggatattaaaatctccaacaataataactttatcggttttaagaaccaaacttgatataaattctgagaattcagatataaactctgaatatggacctggtggcggtacagaatcacaaatcgaattggctgtagtgttttccaggttggatgtgaaagactaagaacaaggctttcaaatgaggtgtagtgtaattttggttgaggattaattaataggctcgattcaaagatggctgctactccacctcctcgaccggtgcctcgaggaatgtgagtattaatatgacttggagagtcgattcattcaggcagacatattcttcatggctcagccaggtttcagttaggcaacataaatcaatgtgattatctgatattaaatcattcagtaacacagctttagatgacagagatcgaatatttaggagaccacatttaatagacctattttgttgcactgctgaaataattgtgttaacttgtataaggttattgtgtacgactcctcttctgcttacttttgatttatttaattgaagtggccgtgggacagacacagtctctactctaaagtcaagggtgggtaactgctcgaatggaagagcagagaagggtgttaaactacaactctgctcccggttcctgatctgaaccctgggttgtcatagattaagtccggtgatcaacttggtcatattcgcagaaatgaggcaGCGCTCCCACGCCTcccgtgggatgaatgccgcctcctcatcagatcaggttttccccagaaagtcttccagttgtctacgagcccacattattcgctgggcaccacctcgacagccagcggttgaaaggcgacattcggctatacaattcgtctgtctgcaaatttgggagagggccagagaaaattacggtgtccgacaacgtcttggcataagcacacaccgattccacattaattttagtgacttccgaccggcgggctcgggcgtccaccaccaccagcgtgtacaatctgactgtatctccgcttatccttagccagcagcttcaaacaagactcccgccgcgccgctctggccccggaacaccgactctggtccgtggcttcgctattttgaCGTTCCTGACTAGAgtgctcccgataaccagggtgtgttcctcagcgggtgtgtcgctgagcaggaaaactggttcgaacgtgaagtggttggtgctggcgggcttctgtgtagacttactactcctgcgaacagttacccagccatccggctgcacggttaccgccggagaacagctaacagctgactgtagctccgcgccgactacgggagagggcgggctaactagcatagctgtctgagcttcgatagcgcggagccgtgcatctaagtGAGACGAGTGGCTCAGACCCgcagagaggtgacatcataTCAGATGCCAGACAGTGTGAGAGTGAAGCAGGTGTTACGCCTGCGTCACCGCTCGCAGTGGGAGGAGCAACTCTCGGCACATCTCCCTGAGCAATGCAGAACAAGACTGCAGCTCGTCGTCCGCACATTGCTTCTTTTCACGCAGGCGTCTTGAAGATCAGCCCAATTTGTTTGTGGTTGCAGGTGGCCGGAGAGCACAAGTACCACCCCGAGTGCTTTGTGTGTCTGAGCTGCAGGGTGGTGATTGAGGACAGGGATACCTACGCCTTGGTCGAGAGATCCAAACTCTACTGGTAAGACACCTGCACATTCCTCTCCAAAGCTTTTTTGCAATATAGAACAAAGCAGCTGGCATTTATTGTTGTGGGTTAACATCCTTTGAACGACACTGTAATTATATCGTAAAGAAGTTACTGAACGTAGACACAATATCCTTTTCATAGTTTGTGCTtgtcatagtaggcatattcttGAGGCATGAATGATATTTAATTTTCATGCACATTGACCGCCTCACTGTCTTCACTCTTATATGAAGGGCGTTGTAGTTAACATGTGAGTTTATTATTCACCTTAATGTTCAGCCAGTGTTAATAAGTAGAGAGAGCAACTTAACAACAAGCACATATCCACACATGCGGCGCTCCATCTCTTTGTTTTCTGTCGTGTGCAGTGGAAAGTGCTACAAGCAGGTGGTTCTTACACCCATGTTGGAAAAGTGCTCCCACGACTCCGTGATCGACTCCCTGCCGCACACCGTGACCCTCATCTCGATGCCCTCTGCAGCCAACGGCAAGAGGGGCTTCTCCGTCACGGTGCTGAGGGACGACAGCGGCTCAGCGAGTGTTCAAGTCAAAGAGTAAGTGGGacccggtgtgtgcgtgtgtgcgtgtgtgtgtgtgtgtgtgttctctctttcACCATGTTTGCACCCCCTGTATTGCTGATGCTCACATAGATGTTGGTACTGTGTTGTTCCAGAGTCAGAGGGATGCTCATTAGTCCAGAGGTCCGAAATGCCATCCACGTTGGGGACAGGATCCTGGAGATCAATGGCCTTCCTGTGGGGACAAtgatgcaggaggaggtgggttTATTCCTCACTCGCATCTCTGATACTCATGAAGTTGGATGTGGTCTGAAATGAGTCAAAGGAAGCTAATTAAGTGTCGCCATTAGGGCAAGTCCATTCCTTGAGTGCAATTTCCAACAAAGGGAAATTAAATTCTTTGACATTCCTTACATTCCTCCATCATTAATACATTCTTCAGCTGACAGAGGACGTGTGTGGTATGACTGCACTTAGTTTCTCATTAGGTTGCATTACATTTGCTGTCATGAAGTTatgcattttaatttgtttttgtctgatgtGATTCAAGGTCAAGTCCTATAAACTGATCCAACTCCTCTGCTCAGTTGGACTTAGCTAAATGTATTGTAATCTAATACAACAGTCCTGCAGTAAATTATGCCTTAGTCATAATGTTCAGTGTTTACAGGAGTAAACCAGAATACAATTGCTTTATATCGAGCATTAAAGTTGATGTGAGGAACTTCTAACTGGTTATGAAATATGGTTTAATACCTCCTTTATAAATAATCGACATCAATGACAAGTTTATTTCTATCGAGTCATTCTTGATGCTCGTCATCGGTGCCACTCTGTCGGAATCCGCATGAAATCATACAGGTTCACCAGAAAACCCTCAACtctaactcttttttttttctttttcaggtgGATGATCTTATCCACCACACCAGTCACACGCTGCAGCTCCTTATGGAGTATGACCCAGTGAGGCAGCGTTTAGACCGCCTCAGACTGGGATCGCCAAGAGCCCGTCTGGGAGTCCCAGCCACGGCCCGCCTGCATCTGTCCTCGCCCCCCAACGCGGTCCTGGAGAGAACTGATGTGGTTGATGACGGCACATTGAAGAGGAGGTCTTTGAGGTATGTTGGAGCAGCCAAAACCCACACAGCTTACACAGGTCTGTAATAAACATGAGAGGAGTAcattatttttgtcatttttaactcaccatattctctctcttccaggcGCAGTAACAGCACATGTCAGTCACCAGGGCCAAATTCTCCTAAAGAGATGCCTTTCATTACCCGAGACATCGGCCGCTCTGAATCCTTGAGATCCTCCAGTAGCTGCTCTCATCGCATCTTCCGGCCGCATGACCTCATCCACGGAGAGATCTTAGGAAAAGGCTTCTTCGGGCAGGCTATAAAAGTCAGCCTCCAACTTCTTATCTTTGTATTTATCTTACTTTGTGACTTTTTTAGGGTCCTCGTGCGATGGGCTTCAAGTCATGCAAAGGTTGCTTTCTCCCACCAACAGGTGACCCTTAAAGCCACAGGAGAAGTGATGGTGATGAAGGAGCTGATCCGTTGTGATGAAGAGACCCAGAAGACTTTCCTGAAGGAGGTTGGTAACGTGCAGCAGGAGCTCTGCGCTTCCTCAGTCATTTATCCTACAGCCAACTAAAAGCATGTCAGATGTGCCCTCAAATACTGCCTTTACCTCCTTTTTGTGAGGGTTTTGCCTCTGTcttatgtcttcatgttttttattcatgaTTACATATCTGAAGACTGGTTGGATTATAAACTTGCTATCGTAATGTTTAACTTGTTTTTTAACTGCTTCTGCCTAATCTTCAGGTCAAAGTGATGCGATGCCTCGAGCACCCCCACGTGCTGAAGTTCATCGGCGTGCTCTACAAGGACAAGCGGCTCAATTTGATAACCGAGTATATTGAGGGAGGAACCCTGAAAGATTTCATCAGAGACACGGTGAGTtg
It contains:
- the limk2 gene encoding LIM domain kinase 2 isoform X3, with product MEEPEGTDTSYCAGCGGEIQDSFHTKVLQDTWHNACFQCSVCCDHLTNWYYEKEAQLYCRKHYWEKFGELCHGCSLLMTGPTMVAGEHKYHPECFVCLSCRVVIEDRDTYALVERSKLYCGKCYKQVVLTPMLEKCSHDSVIDSLPHTVTLISMPSAANGKRGFSVTVLRDDSGSASVQVKEVRGMLISPEVRNAIHVGDRILEINGLPVGTMMQEEVDDLIHHTSHTLQLLMEYDPVRQRLDRLRLGSPRARLGVPATARLHLSSPPNAVLERTDVVDDGTLKRRSLRRSNSTCQSPGPNSPKEMPFITRDIGRSESLRSSSSCSHRIFRPHDLIHGEILGKGFFGQAIKVTLKATGEVMVMKELIRCDEETQKTFLKEVKVMRCLEHPHVLKFIGVLYKDKRLNLITEYIEGGTLKDFIRDTDPFPWEQRVSFAKSIASGMAYLHSMSIIHRDLNSHNCLVKMDNTVVVADFGLSRLILEDKVQPLPEKPTNKERVFRSIDRKKRYTVVGNPYWMAPEMLNGKRYDEKVDIFSFGIVLCEIIGKVYADPECLPRTLDFGLNVGKFVEQFLPEDCPPAFFPLTVACCDLTPDNRPAFQKLEDWIEALSLNQELGIPLPAELDELDQSANRLYMAKDSSPSQSTTQSPTPTAAPPDSSSTTDGGT
- the limk2 gene encoding LIM domain kinase 2 isoform X1, which gives rise to MEEPEGTDTSYCAGCGGEIQDSFHTKVLQDTWHNACFQCSVCCDHLTNWYYEKEAQLYCRKHYWEKFGELCHGCSLLMTGPTMVAGEHKYHPECFVCLSCRVVIEDRDTYALVERSKLYCGKCYKQVVLTPMLEKCSHDSVIDSLPHTVTLISMPSAANGKRGFSVTVLRDDSGSASVQVKEVRGMLISPEVRNAIHVGDRILEINGLPVGTMMQEEVDDLIHHTSHTLQLLMEYDPVRQRLDRLRLGSPRARLGVPATARLHLSSPPNAVLERTDVVDDGTLKRRSLRRSNSTCQSPGPNSPKEMPFITRDIGRSESLRSSSSCSHRIFRPHDLIHGEILGKGFFGQAIKVSLQLLIFVFILLCDFFRVLVRWASSHAKVAFSHQQVTLKATGEVMVMKELIRCDEETQKTFLKEVKVMRCLEHPHVLKFIGVLYKDKRLNLITEYIEGGTLKDFIRDTDPFPWEQRVSFAKSIASGMAYLHSMSIIHRDLNSHNCLVKMDNTVVVADFGLSRLILEDKVQPLPEKPTNKERVFRSIDRKKRYTVVGNPYWMAPEMLNGKRYDEKVDIFSFGIVLCEIIGKVYADPECLPRTLDFGLNVGKFVEQFLPEDCPPAFFPLTVACCDLTPDNRPAFQKLEDWIEALSLNQELGIPLPAELDELDQSANRLYMAKDSSPSQSTTQSPTPTAAPPDSSSTTDGGT
- the limk2 gene encoding LIM domain kinase 2 isoform X2, producing the protein MEEPEDTSYCAGCGGEIQDSFHTKVLQDTWHNACFQCSVCCDHLTNWYYEKEAQLYCRKHYWEKFGELCHGCSLLMTGPTMVAGEHKYHPECFVCLSCRVVIEDRDTYALVERSKLYCGKCYKQVVLTPMLEKCSHDSVIDSLPHTVTLISMPSAANGKRGFSVTVLRDDSGSASVQVKEVRGMLISPEVRNAIHVGDRILEINGLPVGTMMQEEVDDLIHHTSHTLQLLMEYDPVRQRLDRLRLGSPRARLGVPATARLHLSSPPNAVLERTDVVDDGTLKRRSLRRSNSTCQSPGPNSPKEMPFITRDIGRSESLRSSSSCSHRIFRPHDLIHGEILGKGFFGQAIKVSLQLLIFVFILLCDFFRVLVRWASSHAKVAFSHQQVTLKATGEVMVMKELIRCDEETQKTFLKEVKVMRCLEHPHVLKFIGVLYKDKRLNLITEYIEGGTLKDFIRDTDPFPWEQRVSFAKSIASGMAYLHSMSIIHRDLNSHNCLVKMDNTVVVADFGLSRLILEDKVQPLPEKPTNKERVFRSIDRKKRYTVVGNPYWMAPEMLNGKRYDEKVDIFSFGIVLCEIIGKVYADPECLPRTLDFGLNVGKFVEQFLPEDCPPAFFPLTVACCDLTPDNRPAFQKLEDWIEALSLNQELGIPLPAELDELDQSANRLYMAKDSSPSQSTTQSPTPTAAPPDSSSTTDGGT